Proteins encoded by one window of Candidatus Zymogenus saltonus:
- the dnaA gene encoding chromosomal replication initiator protein DnaA, translated as MEIWNSAVGALKKKVPENTFDLWFKSMKFVEIRNDCVFLEVPNKFFKDWISENYMSIIMDAVNNAGRKKDGALDVELVVTEANHHQKNEDFDVKLEIPIREVDNKIWRQKLRSDYTLANFVKGPSNEFAKAACEKVVENPAREYNPLFIYGGVGLGKTHLLNAIGHGILDKNDGSRVYYVTSEEFVNELVKSIRYEKMDEFRKKYRSMDILLVDDIQFFAGKKQTQEEFFHTFNTLYESNKQIVLTSDKITKEIAGLEERLRSRFEWGLIADIDYPDTEHIVAILKEKAEKIHSLELQDDLAFFMASIINKKPNIRELEGMLTRLIAEASLDGREITVDFARTALRNFVSDKDNPESIENIQKAVCKYFKIKVSDIRSKKRVKSLSEPRHIAMYLCREVGNASYPEIGKKFGGKDHSTVIHAVKKIEELISKDKEFKNTIFTIENQIKLRG; from the coding sequence ATGGAGATATGGAATAGTGCGGTGGGAGCTTTAAAGAAGAAGGTTCCCGAGAACACTTTCGATCTTTGGTTCAAATCTATGAAGTTTGTAGAAATAAGGAACGATTGTGTCTTCCTCGAGGTGCCGAACAAGTTTTTCAAGGATTGGATAAGCGAAAACTACATGTCCATTATCATGGACGCGGTCAATAACGCCGGCAGAAAGAAAGACGGCGCCTTGGACGTGGAGCTTGTGGTCACGGAGGCAAATCACCACCAAAAAAACGAAGATTTCGATGTAAAGCTGGAGATCCCCATCAGGGAGGTTGATAACAAGATCTGGCGGCAGAAGCTCAGGTCGGACTATACCCTGGCAAATTTCGTAAAGGGGCCGTCCAACGAGTTTGCAAAGGCGGCCTGTGAAAAAGTTGTGGAAAACCCCGCGAGGGAGTACAATCCCCTGTTTATCTATGGGGGTGTAGGCCTCGGCAAAACCCACCTCCTGAACGCCATCGGTCACGGCATCTTGGATAAAAACGACGGCTCGAGGGTCTATTATGTGACTTCGGAAGAGTTCGTCAACGAGCTTGTAAAATCCATCAGATACGAAAAGATGGACGAGTTCAGAAAGAAGTACAGAAGCATGGATATCCTCCTCGTGGACGATATACAATTTTTTGCGGGAAAGAAACAGACCCAGGAGGAGTTCTTCCACACATTCAACACCCTTTATGAGAGCAACAAGCAGATAGTTCTCACAAGCGATAAGATAACCAAGGAGATAGCCGGCCTTGAAGAAAGGCTGCGCTCCCGATTCGAGTGGGGGCTCATCGCGGACATCGATTACCCGGATACGGAGCACATCGTTGCCATATTGAAGGAGAAGGCCGAAAAGATACATTCGCTGGAGCTCCAGGACGACCTCGCATTCTTCATGGCCTCCATAATCAACAAGAAGCCGAATATCAGGGAACTCGAGGGGATGTTGACAAGGCTGATTGCGGAGGCGTCCCTCGATGGAAGAGAGATCACGGTGGACTTCGCCCGCACGGCGTTGAGGAACTTTGTGAGTGATAAAGACAATCCAGAGAGCATTGAGAACATCCAGAAGGCCGTCTGTAAATACTTCAAAATAAAGGTATCGGACATTAGATCGAAAAAAAGGGTCAAATCACTGTCGGAACCGAGACATATAGCGATGTATCTCTGCAGGGAGGTCGGCAATGCATCCTACCCAGAGATAGGGAAGAAGTTCGGCGGCAAGGATCACTCCACGGTAATTCACGCCGTTAAGAAGATAGAAGAGCTTATAAGTAAGGATAAGGAGTTTAAAAACACTATCTTTACGATAGAAAATCAGATCAAGTTAAGAGGATAG
- a CDS encoding amidohydrolase family protein codes for MRYPGTIIDAHVHIMPPVRIRGLMRWIKRAFPEHPVDSNIDEEGILNDLKDKGISLFFNYVYPLKEDETEPLNEFNLKLSRRIRKAAPFGSLHIETKDKGGVVKRCIEQYNHVGLKFHPFVQKFGPADERMFPVYELMEEYERPVVLHTGFEEFYGIDMPTADFEKILGRFPKLPLVLSHCLFPKFDDARMLVERYDNVYLDATNVFGSLRLFASEGIDYNFRERADQYSESFRDLLLAHSKRTIYGSDHPAGIGDLNDIYNDLFNFGLPDEVERYLVFETPRAFIRRFSPEISARWDEILGD; via the coding sequence GTGAGGTACCCCGGAACGATAATCGATGCCCATGTCCACATTATGCCGCCGGTTAGGATCCGGGGGCTGATGCGCTGGATAAAGAGGGCCTTTCCGGAGCACCCCGTGGACTCCAACATCGACGAGGAGGGGATACTGAATGATCTGAAAGATAAGGGAATTTCCCTCTTCTTCAATTACGTCTATCCACTGAAGGAGGATGAGACCGAACCTCTCAACGAGTTCAACCTCAAGCTCTCCCGTCGCATAAGGAAGGCGGCTCCCTTCGGCTCGCTGCACATAGAGACCAAAGACAAGGGAGGGGTGGTAAAAAGATGCATCGAACAATACAACCACGTCGGTCTGAAGTTTCACCCCTTCGTCCAGAAGTTCGGCCCGGCGGACGAGAGGATGTTCCCGGTCTACGAGCTTATGGAGGAATATGAGCGGCCAGTGGTGCTTCACACCGGCTTCGAGGAGTTCTACGGGATCGATATGCCGACGGCGGACTTCGAGAAAATCCTCGGGAGATTCCCAAAACTACCCCTCGTCCTATCCCACTGTCTCTTCCCGAAGTTCGACGACGCGAGGATGCTGGTCGAAAGGTACGACAACGTCTACCTTGACGCCACCAATGTCTTCGGGTCGCTCAGGCTGTTCGCATCCGAGGGGATAGACTATAATTTCAGGGAGCGCGCTGACCAATATTCGGAGAGCTTCAGGGATCTCCTCCTGGCGCATTCGAAGAGGACGATTTACGGGTCCGATCACCCCGCCGGAATCGGGGATCTAAACGATATATACAACGACCTCTTTAATTTCGGGCTGCCGGACGAGGTCGAGCGGTATCTCGTCTTCGAGACGCCGCGGGCCTTCATAAGGAGGTTCTCCCCGGAGATCTCCGCC